CGTTATTCTTAATTGTCTCTAACGTCGTTTTATCTGTTGTTCTTACAAGCTTCGTAATTAATTCTTTCGCCGCTGCATAATCATCAACATGTAAAATTGAAGCATGTGTATGAACGTAGCGTGCACAAACACCAATTACTGCTGATGGGATACCAGAGTTACTTGTATGTACACGGCCCGCATCTGTACCACCTTGTGAAATAAAGTATTGGTACGGAATATTGTTTGTTTCTGCTGTATCTAAAATGAATTCGCGTATTCCTCTATGTGTTACCATCGTGCGATCGTAAATACGAAGAAGAGCACCTTTTCCTAATTGACCGAACTGTGTTTTGTCACCAGATGCATCGTTTGCTGGACTTGCATCAAGCGCATAGAAAATATCTGGTTGAATCATATTTGCAGCTGTTTGCGCTCCGCGGAGGCCTACTTCTTCTTGTACAGTAGCACCAGAGTATAAAGTGTTTGGTAATGTTTCATCTTTTAATTCTTTTAACAATTCGATTGCAAGACCACATCCGTAACGGTTGTCCCAAGCTTTCGCCATAATTTTCTTCTCATTTGCCATCGGTGTAAACGGGCAGATTGGCACGATTTGTTGTCCTGGTTTTACACCAATCTCAATCGCATCTTCATAGCTATCTGCACCTATATCAATTAACATATTTTTTATATCCATCGGTTTTGCACGTTGCGCGTCACTTAATAAATGAGGAGGAATAGAACCAACAACCCCAATAACAGGACCATTCTTCGTCATAACTTGTACACGCTGTGCTAATAAAACTTGGCTCCACCAGCCGCCTAACGTTTGAAAACGAAGCATTCCGTTTTTCGTAATTTGCGTAACCATGAAACCTACTTCATCCATATGACCTGCTACAAGAACACGCGGGCCAGTTTCGTCCCCTTTTTTCAGACCAAATACGCTACCTAAACCGTCTTGTACAATTTCATCCGCATATTTGCTTAATTCTTGTTTCATAAAACGGCGTACATCATGTTCAAAACCTGATGCACCTTGTAATTCTGTTAACGTACGAAATAATTGTAATGTCTCTTTATTCACGAAGTCCCCTTCTTTCAAACCTTAGTAGAATACCTCTTTTATTGTAACGAAATTTTCGAAATGTTTCTAGTTTCTTCTTTTTTAGCTGTATTTGCTTTATAATTATTATCGGTACACTATTTTTATTTTATAGAATTGAGGTGAATATATGAGCTGGAAAGGTTTAGTAGCAGGTCTTGGCGTTGGGTTCGCAGCTGGTTATCTCGTTGCAAACAAAGTACAAGAACAATCCCATATTTCTTCAGAAAAAGCATTGAAAATGGTGAAACAAGCATTAAGTCATAAAGGTGAAATTACTGGCTCTTGGGTACATATGGTTCCAGAGACATTTGAAAAATATGATGTCGCATATGAAGTTTATCGCGGCGGTCTTACAACAATGTTAAATGATATACAAGAACGATTTGAATTTTTAGTTGATGCTAAAACAGGTACTGTTTTAGAGGTTATAGCAGCATAAAAAGGAGGGTTCCCATTAGGTGAACCTCTTATTTTTTAATTGTGGGTATTGATTAAAATTATATCAGCGATTTCCCAATTATATCGATTTATCAACAAAACCCGACAATAAAAAAGAGGCTGCTCCAATAAATATGATGGAACAACCTCCTATTTTTATGCTTCTATACTCGTTTTCCGTTCTATTTTTTCTACGATATGCCCTTCCTCATTCCACTTCACA
This DNA window, taken from Bacillus cereus ATCC 14579, encodes the following:
- a CDS encoding M42 family metallopeptidase, whose amino-acid sequence is MNKETLQLFRTLTELQGASGFEHDVRRFMKQELSKYADEIVQDGLGSVFGLKKGDETGPRVLVAGHMDEVGFMVTQITKNGMLRFQTLGGWWSQVLLAQRVQVMTKNGPVIGVVGSIPPHLLSDAQRAKPMDIKNMLIDIGADSYEDAIEIGVKPGQQIVPICPFTPMANEKKIMAKAWDNRYGCGLAIELLKELKDETLPNTLYSGATVQEEVGLRGAQTAANMIQPDIFYALDASPANDASGDKTQFGQLGKGALLRIYDRTMVTHRGIREFILDTAETNNIPYQYFISQGGTDAGRVHTSNSGIPSAVIGVCARYVHTHASILHVDDYAAAKELITKLVRTTDKTTLETIKNNA
- a CDS encoding PepSY domain-containing protein; this encodes MSWKGLVAGLGVGFAAGYLVANKVQEQSHISSEKALKMVKQALSHKGEITGSWVHMVPETFEKYDVAYEVYRGGLTTMLNDIQERFEFLVDAKTGTVLEVIAA